One window from the genome of Lacerta agilis isolate rLacAgi1 chromosome 16, rLacAgi1.pri, whole genome shotgun sequence encodes:
- the OTUD5 gene encoding OTU domain-containing protein 5 isoform X1 yields MEDGACLFRAVADQVYGDQDMHEVVRKHCMDYLMKNADYFSNYVTEDFTTYINRKRKNNCHGNHIEMQAMAEMYNRPVEVYQYGTEPINTFHGIHQNEDEPIRVSYHRNIHYNSVVNPNKATIGVGLGLPSFKPGYAEQSLMKNAIKTSEESWIEQQMLEDKKRATDWEATNEAIEEQVARESYLQWLRDQEKQARQPCKASATCSSATAAAASGLEEWSGRSPRQRSSASSPEHPDLHNELNAAKPPSPGSTAALALTKPPSPCAPGTSSQLSAGGGRATPPLVSLYPALECRAIMQQMSPTAFGLSDWDDDEILASVLAVSQQEYLESMKKSALHRDSGSDKS; encoded by the exons CTGACCAGGTATATGGTGACCAAGACATGCATGAAGTGGTCAGGAAGCACTGTATGGACTACTTG ATGAAGAATGCCGATTACTTTTCCAATTACGTGACAGAAGATTTCACCACTTACATCAACCGGAAGCGGAAAAACAACTGTCACGGCAACCATATTGAGATGCAGGCTATGGCAGAGATGTACAATCGACCTGTGGAGGTTTACCAGTATGGCACAG AGCCCATCAACACTTTCCATGGCATCCATCAGAATGAGGATGAGCCCATCCGAGTGAGCTATCACCGCAACATACATTACAACTCTGTGGTGAACCCCAACAAGGCTACCATTGGTGTGGGACTGGGGCTGCCCTCCTTCAAGCCAGGG TATGCGGAGCAGTCCTTGATGAAGAACGCAATCAAGACATCCGAGGAGTCATGGATCGAGCAGCAAATGCTAGAAGATAAGAAGCGAGCAACCGACTGGGAAGCCACCAACGAGGCCATTGAGGAGCAGGTTGCCAGGGAGTCTTATTTACAGTGGCTGCGTGATCAGGAAAAGCAGGCCAGACAG CCCTGCAAAGCCAGCGCTACCTGCAGCTCCGCCACGGCGGCTGCAGCCAGCGGTTTGGAAGAATGGAGTGGCCGCTCTCCACGCCAGCGCAGTTCAGCGTCTTCCCCAGAGCACCCAGACTTGCACAACGAGCTGAATGCTGCCAAGCCACCTTCCCCTGGGAGCACCGCAGCTCTAGCACTTACAAAGCCCCCCTCGCCGTGTGCGCCTG GTACAAGCAGCCAGCTTTCTGCAGGCGGTGGCCGAGCAACCCCTCCCTTAGTGTCGTTGTATCCAGCCCTGGAGTGTCGGGCAATAATGCAACAGATGTCACCCACAGCATTTG GCTTGAGCGACTGGGATGACGACGAGATCTTGGCTTCGGTGCTGGCGGTGTCACAACAGGAGTACTTGGAAAGCATGAAGAAGAGTGCCCTGCACAGAGACAGTGGTTCAGACAAAAGTTGA
- the OTUD5 gene encoding OTU domain-containing protein 5 isoform X2 — MHEVVRKHCMDYLMKNADYFSNYVTEDFTTYINRKRKNNCHGNHIEMQAMAEMYNRPVEVYQYGTEPINTFHGIHQNEDEPIRVSYHRNIHYNSVVNPNKATIGVGLGLPSFKPGYAEQSLMKNAIKTSEESWIEQQMLEDKKRATDWEATNEAIEEQVARESYLQWLRDQEKQARQPCKASATCSSATAAAASGLEEWSGRSPRQRSSASSPEHPDLHNELNAAKPPSPGSTAALALTKPPSPCAPGTSSQLSAGGGRATPPLVSLYPALECRAIMQQMSPTAFGLSDWDDDEILASVLAVSQQEYLESMKKSALHRDSGSDKS, encoded by the exons ATGCATGAAGTGGTCAGGAAGCACTGTATGGACTACTTG ATGAAGAATGCCGATTACTTTTCCAATTACGTGACAGAAGATTTCACCACTTACATCAACCGGAAGCGGAAAAACAACTGTCACGGCAACCATATTGAGATGCAGGCTATGGCAGAGATGTACAATCGACCTGTGGAGGTTTACCAGTATGGCACAG AGCCCATCAACACTTTCCATGGCATCCATCAGAATGAGGATGAGCCCATCCGAGTGAGCTATCACCGCAACATACATTACAACTCTGTGGTGAACCCCAACAAGGCTACCATTGGTGTGGGACTGGGGCTGCCCTCCTTCAAGCCAGGG TATGCGGAGCAGTCCTTGATGAAGAACGCAATCAAGACATCCGAGGAGTCATGGATCGAGCAGCAAATGCTAGAAGATAAGAAGCGAGCAACCGACTGGGAAGCCACCAACGAGGCCATTGAGGAGCAGGTTGCCAGGGAGTCTTATTTACAGTGGCTGCGTGATCAGGAAAAGCAGGCCAGACAG CCCTGCAAAGCCAGCGCTACCTGCAGCTCCGCCACGGCGGCTGCAGCCAGCGGTTTGGAAGAATGGAGTGGCCGCTCTCCACGCCAGCGCAGTTCAGCGTCTTCCCCAGAGCACCCAGACTTGCACAACGAGCTGAATGCTGCCAAGCCACCTTCCCCTGGGAGCACCGCAGCTCTAGCACTTACAAAGCCCCCCTCGCCGTGTGCGCCTG GTACAAGCAGCCAGCTTTCTGCAGGCGGTGGCCGAGCAACCCCTCCCTTAGTGTCGTTGTATCCAGCCCTGGAGTGTCGGGCAATAATGCAACAGATGTCACCCACAGCATTTG GCTTGAGCGACTGGGATGACGACGAGATCTTGGCTTCGGTGCTGGCGGTGTCACAACAGGAGTACTTGGAAAGCATGAAGAAGAGTGCCCTGCACAGAGACAGTGGTTCAGACAAAAGTTGA